The segment AATTCGAGCCGCGCGAACCGCGTCAACCGCGTGAGCCGCGTTCCTTCGAGCCGCGCGAACCGCGACGCGATCCCTCCTTCGAGCAACGCGGCCCGCTGCCTGGTCCCGCCAACAAGGCGCCGCAGCGCGACGAGCCGCAGCCCGCTTCCGGCGGCTTCGTCGGCTGGCTGAAAGGTCTCTTTGGCGCCAAGCCCGCCGAATCGGCTCCCGCGACCGAACGCCGCGAGGGTGAGCAGCGCGACGGCGAATTTCACCGCCGGCGTCATCGCGGCGGCCGCGGTCGCGGCGGCTATCGCGGTGACAACCGCGGAAATGAAAACCGCGGCGGACAGGGTGGCCAGGGCGGACAGCAACGCGATTTCTCGCAGGGCGGCGGCGGTCAGTCGCAGTCCGGCGAATTCCGGCAAGAAGGTGGCGGCGGTCGCCGCCGACGCCGCGGTGGTCGCAGTCGCTATCGTGGCGACGGCGGCCCGCGCCCCGAGGGCCAGCAGGGCGGCGGCGCGATCTAGCCCGGAAATTTCATGAACGAGAGTATTCATGTGCTCGAAATTTCCGTCCGCCTGCGGCGGAGCGACTTTGTCGCGGCTAGCCCCGACAAAGTCGGCCCGAAGGGCGGATCTTTCACGAAGTTCGTGAAAGATCCGGGCTAGGTTGCGCCAGCCCGCGTGCGCGTGAGCGCTTTCCAGGCGCCCGTTCGAAAGGACGGGCGCCTTTTACTTTTCGTTGAGCGTTCGAGGTCGCCCGCCGCGTTGACGTTCACGCACCGCCGGCATTAAGCAATTCGCCGCCAGCGGTCAGCCGATCGTTCGCGTCCTGCTCCTCCGCCGCTCGCCGCGGCCCACTCTCAACACTCCACGCTCAGCTCCGAGCTTTGACTCTCAACTCTCAACTCTGAGCTCTCCGCTCCCCTCATGGATCTCATCGTCAACGGCGGCTCGCCGCTCTCCGGCACGATCACCCCGTCCGGCAACAAGAATTCGGTGCTGCCGATCCTCTGCGCATCGCTGCTGACCAACGCGCCCGTGCGGCTGCTCAACGTCCCCGCAATCACCGACGTCGAGAAACTGGTCTCGTTCTTCACTGAGCAGGGCTCGCGCATCACGTGGGACCGCGCCGCCGGAGCGATGACGATCGACCATGGCTCGTTCGATGCGGACCGGCTGCAGGGCGAGTTGCCCACCGGCATGCGCTCGGCCGTGCTGCTGTTCGCGCCGCTGCTGCACCGGATGCAGAAGCTGACCATCCCCGCGAAGGCGGAGGGTTGCTCGCTGGGCATTCGCGAGCTCGACCCGCATCTGGAGATCCTGGAGAAACTGGGCGCGAAGGTTTCCTCAAACGGCACGCTCACGCTCAGCCTGAAAAACGGCTTCGTCGGCGCCCGACACTGGCCCGACTACATGTCGGTGACCGCGACAGAAAACTTTGTGATGGCCGCGGTGCTCGCCGACGGCGAGTCGACGCTGATCAACGCCGCCAGCGAGCCGCACGTGCAGGATCTCTGCGAGGTGCTCGTCGCGATGGGTGCGAAGATCTCCGGCATCGGCACGAGCAAGCTCACTGTCACCGGCGGGAAACGGCTGCGCGGCGGCACGTTCACGATCAACACGGACTACCACGAAGTCGTCACCTTCCTAGCCCTTGGCGCGATCACCGGCGGCGAGGTGAAAGTGCGCCAGTCGTTGCCGCACCATTTCGACCTGATCGCACGCGCGTTCGCGAAGCTCGGCGTGAAGGTCGAGCACGACGGCGATACGGCCATCGTGCGCCGTAAGCAGAAGCTCGTCGTCGAGGAGCCGTTCACCACCAACCTGCTGCCGAAGATCGAGGCGGCGCCGTGGCCGTATTTCCCGGTCGACCTGCTGCCGTGCATGATCGCGCTGGCGGTGCGCGCGAAGGGCGCGATGCAATTCTGGAACAAGGTTTACGAGGGCGGCTTCACCTGGATCCCGGAGCTCTCCAAGTTCGGCGCGCACGTCGTCGTGAGCGATCCGCATCGGATCATCGTGTTTGGCGATCGCCCGCTGCGCGCCGCGACCGTCGATGCGCCCTACATCATCCGCGCGGCGGTCGGGCTCTACATGGTCGCGGCGAGCATTCCCGGCCGTTCGGTGGTGAAGAACGCCGACACGATCCGGCGCGCGCATCCGAACTTCGTCGAGAACCTCCGCAGCCTCGGGGCCGACGTGGAGTGGAAATGAACGAATTTTCGATCCTCGATTTTTGATTTTCGATTGCTGAAGCTGGCTGCCTCGCCGCGCTCCCTCCCGTGCCCGAATCGAAATTC is part of the Opitutus terrae PB90-1 genome and harbors:
- a CDS encoding UDP-N-acetylglucosamine 1-carboxyvinyltransferase — translated: MDLIVNGGSPLSGTITPSGNKNSVLPILCASLLTNAPVRLLNVPAITDVEKLVSFFTEQGSRITWDRAAGAMTIDHGSFDADRLQGELPTGMRSAVLLFAPLLHRMQKLTIPAKAEGCSLGIRELDPHLEILEKLGAKVSSNGTLTLSLKNGFVGARHWPDYMSVTATENFVMAAVLADGESTLINAASEPHVQDLCEVLVAMGAKISGIGTSKLTVTGGKRLRGGTFTINTDYHEVVTFLALGAITGGEVKVRQSLPHHFDLIARAFAKLGVKVEHDGDTAIVRRKQKLVVEEPFTTNLLPKIEAAPWPYFPVDLLPCMIALAVRAKGAMQFWNKVYEGGFTWIPELSKFGAHVVVSDPHRIIVFGDRPLRAATVDAPYIIRAAVGLYMVAASIPGRSVVKNADTIRRAHPNFVENLRSLGADVEWK